In Flexistipes sp., the following proteins share a genomic window:
- a CDS encoding RnfABCDGE type electron transport complex subunit G, whose product MKDSNFKMVLILCAVAAVAAFILSLVNMATKEKIAEAYRQEFLRGLTAVLPEYDNEPDKTILNVKGKKVYVAKNDNETVAYAIKSTSPRGYGGDVVVLIGVKPDGRINGIEILRHAETPGLGTKITEESWQKSFDNLTVKDDIAVKKDGGIIDQFSGATISPRAVCEAVDKGLKFVTENVLERKN is encoded by the coding sequence ATGAAAGACAGCAATTTCAAAATGGTTCTGATACTTTGTGCTGTTGCCGCTGTGGCAGCTTTTATCCTTTCACTGGTAAACATGGCTACAAAAGAAAAAATTGCCGAAGCTTACCGTCAGGAATTTTTAAGAGGCTTGACAGCTGTTTTACCGGAATATGACAACGAACCGGACAAAACAATTTTGAACGTCAAAGGCAAAAAAGTTTACGTGGCAAAAAATGATAATGAAACTGTTGCTTATGCCATAAAATCAACTTCTCCGAGAGGCTATGGAGGAGATGTTGTGGTTTTGATAGGGGTCAAACCCGACGGGCGGATCAACGGAATCGAAATTCTAAGACATGCTGAAACCCCCGGTCTGGGGACTAAGATAACAGAAGAATCATGGCAGAAATCTTTCGATAACCTGACAGTTAAAGACGATATTGCAGTAAAAAAAGATGGTGGTATAATAGATCAGTTCAGCGGAGCAACCATAAGTCCGAGAGCTGTTTGTGAAGCCGTTGATAAAGGCCTCAAATTTGTAACCGAAAATGTACTGGAGCGGAAAAATTGA
- a CDS encoding electron transport complex subunit E, translating into MIGKIFKEGFWKNNAVFKQVLGLCPALAVTTSAINGIAMGLASTAVLLCSNFVVSLIKDIIPAKVRIPSYIVIIASFVTMVDLLMNAYVHNLHKVLGLFIPLIVVNCMILGRAESFASNNTPFKSIVDGLGVGLGFTFALFILGGVREVLGSGSLLNFTIFPESFSPAIAMILPPGAFIALGFILVGYNYIEDKRSGGQESQTKEHCAVD; encoded by the coding sequence TTGATAGGCAAGATTTTTAAAGAGGGCTTCTGGAAGAACAATGCTGTATTCAAGCAGGTGCTTGGTCTGTGCCCTGCCCTGGCTGTGACAACATCAGCAATAAATGGTATCGCTATGGGTCTGGCATCCACAGCCGTTCTTTTATGTTCCAACTTTGTCGTCTCTCTTATCAAAGACATAATCCCTGCAAAGGTTCGTATACCGTCATACATTGTTATAATTGCAAGTTTTGTAACTATGGTGGATTTATTAATGAATGCTTACGTCCACAACCTGCATAAGGTTCTGGGGCTGTTTATCCCCCTTATAGTTGTAAACTGTATGATTCTGGGCAGAGCTGAAAGTTTCGCATCAAACAACACTCCGTTCAAATCAATAGTTGATGGTCTCGGCGTAGGGCTCGGTTTTACATTCGCATTATTCATTCTGGGCGGAGTAAGAGAGGTACTCGGAAGCGGCAGCCTTCTTAATTTTACGATTTTTCCGGAAAGTTTTTCTCCGGCAATAGCAATGATATTGCCGCCGGGAGCTTTTATAGCATTAGGGTTTATTTTGGTTGGCTATAATTATATTGAAGATAAAAGAAGCGGCGGGCAGGAAAGTCAAACAAAAGAACACTGTGCAGTTGACTAA